A portion of the Bacteroides faecium genome contains these proteins:
- a CDS encoding DUF2262 domain-containing protein, with amino-acid sequence MVIEIEKLTEKDFLQGNKPFSSLFHVSIWNSQTRIKILSKQEIDNVSILPIIKAVLLWVNNNRESCSEAAIEEGMILLAEEWMKDEDSKVIDEKDCYLTIDKEKVFLPITQTDFCNSLRVQSIVFSIEEGITDIDMYINCVPDYYAGHVIWYNLIMKNDKIECECNGLEG; translated from the coding sequence ATGGTAATAGAAATAGAAAAACTAACCGAAAAAGATTTTTTGCAAGGTAATAAACCGTTCAGTTCTTTATTCCATGTTTCAATATGGAATAGTCAAACCCGTATTAAAATATTGAGTAAACAAGAAATAGACAATGTATCTATCTTGCCTATCATTAAAGCTGTTTTATTATGGGTAAATAATAACAGGGAATCCTGTTCTGAAGCAGCAATAGAGGAAGGAATGATATTACTTGCAGAAGAATGGATGAAAGACGAAGACTCTAAAGTAATAGATGAAAAAGATTGTTATTTGACAATAGATAAAGAGAAAGTATTTTTACCTATAACCCAAACCGATTTTTGTAATAGTTTAAGAGTACAATCTATCGTTTTTTCTATTGAAGAAGGAATAACAGATATAGATATGTATATAAACTGTGTTCCTGATTACTATGCAGGTCATGTCATATGGTATAACTTAATAATGAAAAACGATAAAATTGAATGTGAATGTAATGGATTAGAGGGATAA